From the genome of Thermococcus sp., one region includes:
- a CDS encoding metalloregulator ArsR/SmtB family transcription factor yields the protein MVVKVRELFERLDERQKKSITKCIERCGIPELEAEVEPEVDQRTIEFLKVLSNPLRLAILKLVRDNWLCVCLISDALGQDQTLISHHLRTLKALNLIEERKEGRMRFYRARKDVLEEYLSKVRGELLGE from the coding sequence ATGGTCGTGAAGGTTAGGGAGCTCTTTGAAAGGCTAGATGAAAGGCAGAAGAAGAGCATAACAAAATGCATTGAGAGATGCGGGATTCCAGAGCTCGAGGCTGAGGTAGAGCCGGAGGTTGATCAGAGAACGATTGAGTTCCTCAAGGTGCTCTCAAATCCGTTGAGGCTTGCAATTCTCAAGCTGGTTCGCGATAACTGGCTCTGCGTTTGTCTGATTTCAGACGCTCTTGGCCAAGACCAGACGCTCATAAGCCACCACCTCAGAACTCTGAAGGCCTTAAACCTGATTGAGGAAAGGAAAGAGGGCAGAATGAGATTTTACAGGGCCAGAAAAGACGTCCTTGAGGAATACCTGTCTAAAGTTAGGGGGGAACTTCTCGGTGAATGA
- the lonB gene encoding ATP-dependent protease LonB: MGEEEMVKEKPLPREYGEKLDLGVEFQTTEEIKVPEKLIDQVIGQDHAVEVIKTAATQRRHVLLIGEPGTGKSMLGQAMAELLPTENLEDILVFPNPEDENMPKVKTVPACQGRRIVEKYREKAKTQENVKSYILLFVMFTVMFALFLQFTATTLLMGIFVIILTMMALSNMRFRNTVLVPKLLVDNCGRTKAPFIDATGAHAGALLGDVRHDPFQSGGLGTPAHERVEPGMIHRAHKGVLFIDEIATLSLKMQQSLLTAMQEKKFPITGQSELSSGAMVRTEPVPCDFILVAAGNLDTIEKMHPALRSRIRGYGYEVYMRTTMPDTIENRRKLVQFVAQEVKRDGKIPHFTREAVEEIVREAQKRAGRKGHLTLRLRDLGGIVRAAGDIAIKKGKKIVEREDVLEALKLAKPLEKQLADWYIERKKEYQVIKTDGSEIGRVNGLAVIGEESGIVLPIEAVVAPAASKEEGKIIVTGKLGEIAKEAVQNVSAIIKRYKGEDISRYDIHVQFLQTYEGVEGDSASISVATAVISALENIPIRQDVAMTGSLSVRGEVLPIGGATPKIEAAIEAGIKKVIIPKANEKDVFLSPDKAEKIEIYPVERIDEVLEIALEDSPAKEELLRKIRETLPIGH, from the coding sequence ATGGGCGAGGAGGAGATGGTTAAGGAAAAACCCCTCCCGCGCGAGTATGGGGAAAAACTCGACCTCGGAGTCGAGTTCCAAACAACGGAAGAGATAAAGGTTCCTGAGAAGCTCATAGACCAGGTCATCGGGCAGGATCACGCCGTTGAGGTCATAAAAACTGCCGCGACTCAGAGGAGGCACGTCCTTCTCATAGGTGAACCCGGAACAGGTAAGTCAATGCTCGGCCAGGCCATGGCGGAGCTTCTGCCAACTGAAAACCTTGAGGACATCCTCGTCTTCCCGAATCCAGAGGACGAGAACATGCCAAAGGTAAAGACCGTTCCGGCCTGCCAGGGCAGGAGGATAGTCGAAAAGTACAGGGAAAAGGCAAAGACTCAGGAGAACGTTAAGTCCTACATACTGCTCTTCGTCATGTTCACCGTCATGTTCGCCCTCTTCCTCCAGTTCACAGCAACGACGCTCCTGATGGGCATCTTCGTCATAATCCTCACCATGATGGCCCTCTCCAACATGCGCTTCAGGAACACCGTCCTCGTTCCAAAGCTACTCGTTGACAACTGCGGAAGGACAAAGGCGCCCTTCATAGACGCGACTGGGGCCCATGCGGGTGCACTGCTCGGAGACGTCAGACACGACCCCTTCCAGTCCGGTGGCCTTGGAACTCCGGCCCACGAGCGCGTTGAGCCGGGTATGATACACCGCGCCCACAAGGGTGTTCTGTTCATAGACGAGATAGCCACGCTGAGCCTGAAAATGCAACAGAGCCTCCTTACCGCTATGCAGGAGAAGAAGTTCCCGATAACCGGTCAGAGCGAGCTGTCGAGCGGTGCCATGGTGAGGACTGAGCCCGTCCCATGTGACTTCATTCTCGTTGCCGCAGGAAACCTCGACACGATAGAAAAGATGCACCCGGCTTTGCGCTCAAGGATTAGGGGTTACGGTTACGAGGTCTACATGCGCACAACAATGCCCGACACAATAGAGAACCGCAGAAAGCTCGTTCAGTTCGTTGCCCAAGAAGTAAAGCGCGATGGCAAGATTCCCCACTTCACCAGAGAAGCCGTTGAGGAGATAGTTAGAGAGGCCCAGAAGAGGGCGGGAAGAAAGGGCCATCTAACGCTTCGCCTGAGGGACCTTGGAGGTATCGTAAGGGCTGCGGGAGATATAGCAATCAAGAAGGGCAAGAAGATAGTCGAGAGGGAGGACGTTCTGGAGGCCCTCAAGCTCGCTAAGCCCCTTGAGAAACAGCTTGCCGACTGGTACATCGAGAGAAAGAAGGAATACCAGGTAATCAAAACAGATGGAAGCGAAATCGGTCGCGTCAACGGCCTAGCCGTTATCGGTGAGGAGAGCGGTATAGTCCTGCCGATAGAGGCAGTAGTGGCTCCCGCCGCGAGCAAGGAGGAAGGAAAGATAATCGTCACAGGAAAGCTCGGCGAGATAGCGAAGGAGGCAGTGCAAAACGTCTCGGCCATAATCAAGCGCTATAAGGGCGAGGACATAAGCAGGTACGACATTCACGTCCAGTTCCTTCAGACTTACGAAGGCGTTGAAGGTGACTCTGCCAGCATAAGCGTTGCCACCGCCGTCATCTCGGCTCTTGAGAACATCCCGATAAGGCAGGACGTTGCCATGACCGGCTCGCTGAGCGTCCGCGGGGAGGTCCTTCCAATAGGCGGTGCCACCCCGAAGATTGAAGCGGCCATAGAGGCGGGCATAAAGAAGGTCATAATCCCCAAGGCCAACGAAAAGGACGTCTTCCTGAGCCCGGACAAGGCGGAAAAGATAGAGATTTACCCAGTAGAGAGGATTGATGAGGTCCTTGAGATAGCCCTTGAGGATTCTCCCGCCAAGGAGGAGCTCCTCAGGAAGATTCGTGAGACCCTCCCCATTGGACACTGA
- a CDS encoding DUF2666 family protein, producing the protein MKVEEHVAFTARHGDWKVAKKLTDMEGEKIAHFLAGVSNTVNARIGDYLRDAMDVDGIRKLAEELRKESLSDTVVALKSPGTARKLGNLVNEGDKKLKKLLVDVAKAYLVRETLRPLVPVDYPEGILEGVDVEFPFEDEHVNFTAKHGRWIVVKRLIIDEKTPMLDVARLLASINETTTLKIPVYAEIDIEGIEEEFSAFKKVKKSDIPRVIEVYEALEPAVYADEPFEEHAKIYALRVALDKIGLNLDVPAKSLEKYLEKKG; encoded by the coding sequence ATGAAGGTTGAGGAGCATGTAGCGTTTACAGCCCGGCACGGGGACTGGAAAGTTGCGAAAAAGCTCACAGATATGGAGGGTGAGAAAATAGCCCATTTTTTGGCGGGTGTTTCCAACACAGTTAACGCTCGCATTGGAGATTACCTTAGGGACGCCATGGACGTTGACGGAATACGGAAGCTCGCCGAGGAACTTAGGAAAGAAAGCCTTTCCGATACTGTTGTTGCCCTCAAGTCACCGGGGACAGCCAGGAAACTCGGTAACCTCGTGAACGAGGGCGATAAAAAGCTTAAGAAACTCCTCGTGGACGTTGCCAAGGCCTACCTCGTCAGGGAAACGCTTAGACCCCTCGTACCTGTTGATTACCCCGAGGGAATCCTTGAGGGAGTTGATGTGGAGTTCCCCTTCGAAGACGAGCACGTCAACTTCACGGCCAAACATGGTCGCTGGATAGTGGTCAAAAGGCTTATAATAGACGAGAAAACGCCAATGCTCGACGTGGCAAGGCTTCTGGCTAGCATAAACGAGACAACGACGCTCAAGATACCCGTTTACGCGGAGATAGACATTGAGGGAATTGAGGAAGAGTTTTCAGCGTTTAAGAAGGTCAAGAAGTCCGACATCCCCAGGGTCATCGAAGTTTACGAGGCCCTTGAACCGGCCGTTTACGCGGACGAGCCCTTCGAGGAGCACGCAAAAATCTATGCCCTCCGCGTGGCGCTCGATAAAATTGGCCTTAACCTAGACGTTCCTGCTAAATCCCTTGAGAAGTATCTCGAAAAGAAAGGATGA
- a CDS encoding Mov34/MPN/PAD-1 family protein, giving the protein MKVRIRRELLEYLLELARNAYPNEFAGFLREKDGIFEEVLIAPNPRTGPSSIFFDTWMLPYDETIKGTVHSHPSPAPWPSEGDLEFFSKFGGVHIIIAWPFTPESVRAYSSDGFEVALEIVD; this is encoded by the coding sequence ATGAAAGTCCGAATTAGGAGAGAGCTACTTGAATATCTCCTTGAGCTGGCGAGAAATGCTTACCCAAACGAGTTCGCCGGGTTTCTCAGAGAGAAGGACGGAATCTTTGAGGAGGTTTTAATAGCCCCCAACCCCAGAACTGGCCCGAGCAGTATCTTTTTCGACACGTGGATGCTTCCCTACGATGAAACCATAAAGGGAACCGTCCATTCGCATCCGAGCCCAGCTCCCTGGCCATCGGAGGGGGATTTGGAGTTTTTCTCTAAGTTCGGAGGGGTTCATATCATAATAGCCTGGCCCTTCACCCCTGAAAGCGTCAGGGCGTATTCGAGCGACGGTTTTGAAGTGGCCCTTGAGATTGTGGACTGA
- a CDS encoding Lrp/AsnC family transcriptional regulator: MSDKITAVDLRILKLLAKNARLTYKELAELLGTTRQRISRRMNRLEQNGIILKYTIIPNYDALGYIHVILGVTVRPDVDVGEVIATLKEDENVKIIQRALGSHNLVLHIIGPKDMRELEKIISDVTKKIPGIEHLDITFITETVKFEAL, from the coding sequence ATGAGCGATAAAATAACGGCTGTTGACCTTCGGATTTTGAAGTTGCTCGCCAAAAACGCCCGCCTTACATATAAAGAGCTTGCCGAGCTCCTCGGAACTACCAGGCAGAGGATTTCAAGAAGGATGAACAGGCTCGAACAGAATGGTATCATTCTTAAGTACACTATTATACCCAACTATGATGCCCTCGGATATATCCATGTCATTCTTGGTGTTACAGTTAGACCAGATGTTGATGTTGGTGAAGTCATTGCAACGCTCAAGGAAGATGAAAATGTTAAAATAATCCAGCGTGCACTTGGGTCCCACAACCTTGTTCTCCATATAATTGGTCCAAAGGACATGAGGGAGCTAGAAAAGATAATCTCAGATGTCACAAAGAAGATTCCAGGGATTGAGCACTTGGACATAACCTTTATTACTGAGACCGTGAAATTTGAAGCCCTTTGA
- a CDS encoding DUF92 domain-containing protein codes for MFESLIMDIAVISVLGVGSYKLGALDKLGALSASLLGLAVISLGGLYPFLALLTFVVMGVLATKYRYKEKKKKGLAQSNGGVRSWGNVLGNGLAVVLFLVLEKLSMMDTFWAAVFASIATVNGDTLASELGKVFGKKPRLITNLKPAKPGTNGAISLEGELFALLGVFVIALFALPLTVYKAKMLFAVVVGGFIGVNLDSLIGATLENREITDNNSTNFLASLLGGLVGAGVFYLLS; via the coding sequence ATGTTCGAGAGTCTCATCATGGACATTGCAGTTATTTCAGTGCTCGGTGTTGGCTCCTATAAACTAGGGGCTCTAGACAAACTTGGTGCACTTTCAGCGTCTCTACTAGGATTAGCTGTCATCTCTCTTGGTGGATTGTACCCGTTTCTAGCATTGCTCACCTTCGTCGTTATGGGAGTTCTCGCGACGAAATATCGTTACAAGGAAAAGAAGAAAAAAGGCCTCGCCCAGTCAAACGGGGGAGTTAGGAGCTGGGGAAACGTTCTCGGCAATGGCCTTGCTGTGGTTCTCTTCCTCGTCCTTGAGAAACTCTCCATGATGGACACATTCTGGGCGGCCGTTTTTGCGTCTATAGCGACCGTAAACGGGGACACGCTGGCGAGCGAACTCGGTAAAGTCTTTGGGAAGAAGCCGAGGCTAATCACGAACCTCAAGCCCGCAAAGCCCGGAACTAACGGGGCCATTTCTCTCGAAGGCGAGCTCTTTGCACTCCTGGGTGTTTTTGTGATAGCGCTCTTCGCTCTCCCACTGACCGTCTATAAGGCGAAGATGCTGTTTGCCGTTGTTGTTGGAGGCTTCATAGGGGTTAACCTTGACAGCCTCATAGGTGCAACGCTTGAGAACAGGGAAATAACCGACAACAACTCAACAAACTTCCTCGCGAGTCTGCTCGGTGGTTTAGTCGGGGCGGGTGTGTTTTACCTGCTTTCCTGA
- a CDS encoding RidA family protein: protein MEKRVVYTEKAPKPIGPYSQAVLVEGGKFLFVSGQIPIDPATGEIVGETIEEQAERAIRNMLAIVEEAGGSVENIVKVTAFLSDINDYPKFNEVYEKFFSKSKPARAVVEVANLPKGVKVEIECIAVL from the coding sequence ATGGAGAAGAGAGTTGTCTATACCGAAAAAGCCCCCAAGCCGATTGGGCCCTACAGCCAGGCGGTTCTGGTAGAGGGTGGAAAGTTCCTCTTCGTTTCGGGCCAGATACCCATTGACCCCGCCACTGGCGAGATAGTCGGGGAAACTATTGAGGAGCAGGCAGAGAGGGCAATAAGGAACATGCTTGCTATAGTCGAAGAGGCTGGTGGAAGCGTTGAGAACATAGTCAAGGTTACGGCCTTCCTGAGCGACATAAACGACTACCCCAAGTTCAACGAGGTCTATGAGAAGTTCTTCTCAAAGTCCAAACCGGCCCGCGCCGTCGTTGAAGTGGCGAACCTGCCCAAGGGCGTGAAAGTTGAGATTGAGTGCATCGCCGTTCTCTGA
- a CDS encoding nucleotide pyrophosphohydrolase, whose protein sequence is MNEWQELVDGLIRELGGYWKPFEMLAALMEELGELADAMLGYEGVKGKATKDKLQEELGDVLFALICIANHYGIDAGKALRASVEKYQKRDSKSRCSKTR, encoded by the coding sequence GTGAATGAGTGGCAGGAGTTGGTTGATGGCCTCATAAGGGAGCTCGGTGGCTACTGGAAGCCCTTTGAGATGCTCGCCGCACTCATGGAGGAGCTCGGTGAGCTCGCGGATGCCATGCTCGGTTACGAAGGGGTTAAAGGGAAGGCCACCAAAGATAAGCTTCAAGAAGAGCTTGGGGATGTGCTTTTCGCACTCATTTGCATAGCCAACCACTATGGCATAGATGCCGGGAAGGCCCTTAGGGCCAGTGTGGAGAAATACCAAAAGAGAGATTCCAAATCGAGATGTTCGAAAACACGGTAA